The following are from one region of the Salmo trutta chromosome 22, fSalTru1.1, whole genome shotgun sequence genome:
- the LOC115158250 gene encoding transcription factor E2-alpha isoform X7, which translates to MNEQQQQRMTAVGTQDKELNDLLDFSAMFAPPVANGKNRPTTLASSQFGGSALDERNGSGSWGPGEQNSPPFNQGRGYGDGSHYNEHEGLSSPFLSSGIGGKNERIAYSSFGGQPGFLPSDIAMPSPDAMSPSGLKSTSQFYPGSYPNNPRRRPPDGQLDTQPKKIRKPPGLPSSVYASSSGDEYARDNGGYPGTKPGSVYPGSFYMQGNYLQEGLHPSSDPWASSGPLGQSGYSAMLGNSPHIGQPGSFSAINPQDRMNYPLHGSEVNGSLPPGFHSGSGSYNHTPSINGADGIMANRGATAGSSGDEIGKALASIYPSDHNSNNFSSTPSTPVGSPQGIAGAASQWPRPSGQSALSPNYEGQLHALQNKMEDRLEEAIHVLRSHAVQGPPGLGGGAHSDMHSLLSAVSSAHNGGLGGLSQAFSNAGLALSNRHPAMGGNHHEEPTGLPPSSTLLHGHHASGPPQSTGQPDGFTSLPGSVARSTHSSSGSDIKREDKEDEENSSIADKSEDEKKETKRIRARKEALTLQILSGLSGLSDPGDDPEDEDDEDLPPEVKVEREKERRVANNARERLRVRDINEAFKELGRMCQLHLSNDKPQTKLLILHQAVNVILNLEQQVRERNLNPKAACLKRREEEKVSGGVGDSPMQLSGGHPGMGGDGHNPVSHM; encoded by the exons ctTTGGATGAGCGCAATGGCTCTGGATCCTGGGGCCCAGGAGAACAAAACAGCCCCCCCTTCAACCAGGGAAGG GGCTACGGAGATGGCTCCCACTACAATGAGCACGAGGGCCTGTCATCCCCCTTCCTCAGCTCAGGAATCGGAG GTAAAAATGAGAGGATAGCATACTCTTCCTTTGGTGGTCAG CCTGGCTTCCTACCCAGTGACATCGCCATGCCCAGTCCAGATGCCATGTCCCCCTCTGGGCTAAAGTCTACCTCTCAGTTCTACCCCGGATCGTACCCCAACAACCCCAGGAGGAGGCCTCCCGATGGCCAGCTAG acaCCCAACCCAAGAAGATCCGCAAGCCCCCTGGCCTGCCGTCCTCA GTGTATGCCTCTTCCTCTGGGGATGAATATGCCCGTGACAACGGAGGATATCCTGGCACCAAACCTGGCTCTGTCTACCCAGGCTCTTTCTACATGCAAGGTAACTACTTGCAAG agggcctccacccctcctctgACCCCTGGGCCTCCTCAGGACCTCTGGGTCAGTCTGGCTACTCTGCCATGCTGGGGAACTCCCCCCACATTGGCCAGCCAGGCTCCTTCTCTGCCATCAACCCACAGGACAGGATG AACTACCCTCTCCATGGCAGTGAGGTGAACGGCAGCCTCCCACCCGGCTTCCACTCTGGCTCTGGGAGCTACAACCACACGCCCTCCATTAATGGAGCAGACGGCATCATGG CCAACAGAGGCGCCACTGCAGGGAGCTCAGGGGATGAGATTGGGAAGGCTCTCGCATCG ATCTACCCTTCGGACCACAACAGTAACAACTTCTCCTCCACACCCTCCACCCCAGTGGGCTCACCCCAGGGAATTGCAG GAGCTGCATCTCAATGGCCAAGACCTTCAGGGCAGTCTGCCCTGTCACCCAACTACGAAGGGCAACTGCACGCCCTG CAGAACAAAATGGAGGACCGTCTGGAAGAGGCCATCCACGTGCTGCGTAGCCACGCTGTCCAGGGCCCGCCTGGCTTGGGGGGAGGAGCCCACTCTGACATGCACAGCCTGCTGAGCGCTGTGTCGTCTGCGCACAACGGTGGCCTGGGAGGCCTCTCTCAGGCCTTCTCCAATGCTGGCCTGGCTCTCAGCAACAGACACCCTGCCATG GGAGGAAACCATCACGAGGAGCCCACAGGCCTTCCTCCCAGCAGTACCCTGCTGCACGGTCACCACGCCTCCGGACCCCCTCAGTCCACTGGACAACCAGATGGCTTTACCA GTCTGCCAGGAAGCGTGGCCCGCTCCACACACTCGTCCAGCGGCTCGGACATCAAGAGAGAGGACAAGGAGGATGAAGAGAACTCCTCCATCGCTGACAAGTCTGAGGATGAGAAGAAGGAAACCAAACGCATCAGAGCAAG AAAGGAGGCGCTGACCCTCCAGATCCTCTCTGGCCTCTCAGGTCTGTCAGACCCGGGAGATGA TCCAGAGGATGAGGATGACGAGGACCTTCCTCCTGAGGTAAAGGTAGAGCGTGAGAAAGAGCGGCGAGTGGCCAACAACGCCCGCGAGCGGCTGCGAGTGCGAGACATCAACGAGGCTTTCAAGGAGCTGGGCCGCATGTGCCAGCTGCACCTCAGCAACGACAAACCTCAGACCAAACTGCTCATCCTGCATCAAGCCGTCAACGTCATTCTCAACCTGGAGCAGCAAGTCAGAG AACGCAACCTGAACCCTAAAGCAGCGTGTCTGAAGCGgcgggaggaggagaaggtgtcTGGGGGGGTGGGGGACTCCCCCATGCAGCTCTCAGGAGGCCACCCCGGCATGGGGGGAGACGGCCATAACCCAGTCAGTCATATGTAA
- the LOC115158250 gene encoding transcription factor E2-alpha isoform X6 yields the protein MNEQQQQRMTAVGTQDKELNDLLDFSAMFAPPVANGKNRPTTLASSQFGGSALDERNGSGSWGPGEQNSPPFNQGRGYGDGSHYNEHEGLSSPFLSSGIGGKNERIAYSSFGGQPGFLPSDIAMPSPDAMSPSGLKSTSQFYPGSYPNNPRRRPPDGQLDTQPKKIRKPPGLPSSVYASSSGDEYARDNGGYPGTKPGSVYPGSFYMQEGLHPSSDPWASSGPLGQSGYSAMLGNSPHIGQPGSFSAINPQDRMKRQPLPLSPQNYPLHGSEVNGSLPPGFHSGSGSYNHTPSINGADGIMANRGATAGSSGDEIGKALASIYPSDHNSNNFSSTPSTPVGSPQGIAGAASQWPRPSGQSALSPNYEGQLHALQNKMEDRLEEAIHVLRSHAVQGPPGLGGGAHSDMHSLLSAVSSAHNGGLGGLSQAFSNAGLALSNRHPAMGGNHHEEPTGLPPSSTLLHGHHASGPPQSTGQPDGFTSLPGSVARSTHSSSGSDIKREDKEDEENSSIADKSEDEKKETKRIRARKEALTLQILSGLSGLSDPGDDPEDEDDEDLPPEVKVEREKERRVANNARERLRVRDINEAFKELGRMCQLHLSNDKPQTKLLILHQAVNVILNLEQQVRERNLNPKAACLKRREEEKVSGGVGDSPMQLSGGHPGMGGDGHNPVSHM from the exons ctTTGGATGAGCGCAATGGCTCTGGATCCTGGGGCCCAGGAGAACAAAACAGCCCCCCCTTCAACCAGGGAAGG GGCTACGGAGATGGCTCCCACTACAATGAGCACGAGGGCCTGTCATCCCCCTTCCTCAGCTCAGGAATCGGAG GTAAAAATGAGAGGATAGCATACTCTTCCTTTGGTGGTCAG CCTGGCTTCCTACCCAGTGACATCGCCATGCCCAGTCCAGATGCCATGTCCCCCTCTGGGCTAAAGTCTACCTCTCAGTTCTACCCCGGATCGTACCCCAACAACCCCAGGAGGAGGCCTCCCGATGGCCAGCTAG acaCCCAACCCAAGAAGATCCGCAAGCCCCCTGGCCTGCCGTCCTCA GTGTATGCCTCTTCCTCTGGGGATGAATATGCCCGTGACAACGGAGGATATCCTGGCACCAAACCTGGCTCTGTCTACCCAGGCTCTTTCTACATGCAAG agggcctccacccctcctctgACCCCTGGGCCTCCTCAGGACCTCTGGGTCAGTCTGGCTACTCTGCCATGCTGGGGAACTCCCCCCACATTGGCCAGCCAGGCTCCTTCTCTGCCATCAACCCACAGGACAGGATG AAGCGTCAACCCCTACCTCTGTCCCCACAGAACTACCCTCTCCATGGCAGTGAGGTGAACGGCAGCCTCCCACCCGGCTTCCACTCTGGCTCTGGGAGCTACAACCACACGCCCTCCATTAATGGAGCAGACGGCATCATGG CCAACAGAGGCGCCACTGCAGGGAGCTCAGGGGATGAGATTGGGAAGGCTCTCGCATCG ATCTACCCTTCGGACCACAACAGTAACAACTTCTCCTCCACACCCTCCACCCCAGTGGGCTCACCCCAGGGAATTGCAG GAGCTGCATCTCAATGGCCAAGACCTTCAGGGCAGTCTGCCCTGTCACCCAACTACGAAGGGCAACTGCACGCCCTG CAGAACAAAATGGAGGACCGTCTGGAAGAGGCCATCCACGTGCTGCGTAGCCACGCTGTCCAGGGCCCGCCTGGCTTGGGGGGAGGAGCCCACTCTGACATGCACAGCCTGCTGAGCGCTGTGTCGTCTGCGCACAACGGTGGCCTGGGAGGCCTCTCTCAGGCCTTCTCCAATGCTGGCCTGGCTCTCAGCAACAGACACCCTGCCATG GGAGGAAACCATCACGAGGAGCCCACAGGCCTTCCTCCCAGCAGTACCCTGCTGCACGGTCACCACGCCTCCGGACCCCCTCAGTCCACTGGACAACCAGATGGCTTTACCA GTCTGCCAGGAAGCGTGGCCCGCTCCACACACTCGTCCAGCGGCTCGGACATCAAGAGAGAGGACAAGGAGGATGAAGAGAACTCCTCCATCGCTGACAAGTCTGAGGATGAGAAGAAGGAAACCAAACGCATCAGAGCAAG AAAGGAGGCGCTGACCCTCCAGATCCTCTCTGGCCTCTCAGGTCTGTCAGACCCGGGAGATGA TCCAGAGGATGAGGATGACGAGGACCTTCCTCCTGAGGTAAAGGTAGAGCGTGAGAAAGAGCGGCGAGTGGCCAACAACGCCCGCGAGCGGCTGCGAGTGCGAGACATCAACGAGGCTTTCAAGGAGCTGGGCCGCATGTGCCAGCTGCACCTCAGCAACGACAAACCTCAGACCAAACTGCTCATCCTGCATCAAGCCGTCAACGTCATTCTCAACCTGGAGCAGCAAGTCAGAG AACGCAACCTGAACCCTAAAGCAGCGTGTCTGAAGCGgcgggaggaggagaaggtgtcTGGGGGGGTGGGGGACTCCCCCATGCAGCTCTCAGGAGGCCACCCCGGCATGGGGGGAGACGGCCATAACCCAGTCAGTCATATGTAA
- the LOC115158250 gene encoding transcription factor E2-alpha isoform X8 has translation MNEQQQQRMTAVGTQDKELNDLLDFSAMFAPPVANGKNRPTTLASSQFGGSALDERNGSGSWGPGEQNSPPFNQGRGYGDGSHYNEHEGLSSPFLSSGIGGKNERIAYSSFGGQPGFLPSDIAMPSPDAMSPSGLKSTSQFYPGSYPNNPRRRPPDGQLDTQPKKIRKPPGLPSSVYASSSGDEYARDNGGYPGTKPGSVYPGSFYMQEGLHPSSDPWASSGPLGQSGYSAMLGNSPHIGQPGSFSAINPQDRMNYPLHGSEVNGSLPPGFHSGSGSYNHTPSINGADGIMANRGATAGSSGDEIGKALASIYPSDHNSNNFSSTPSTPVGSPQGIAGAASQWPRPSGQSALSPNYEGQLHALQNKMEDRLEEAIHVLRSHAVQGPPGLGGGAHSDMHSLLSAVSSAHNGGLGGLSQAFSNAGLALSNRHPAMGGNHHEEPTGLPPSSTLLHGHHASGPPQSTGQPDGFTSLPGSVARSTHSSSGSDIKREDKEDEENSSIADKSEDEKKETKRIRARKEALTLQILSGLSGLSDPGDDPEDEDDEDLPPEVKVEREKERRVANNARERLRVRDINEAFKELGRMCQLHLSNDKPQTKLLILHQAVNVILNLEQQVRERNLNPKAACLKRREEEKVSGGVGDSPMQLSGGHPGMGGDGHNPVSHM, from the exons ctTTGGATGAGCGCAATGGCTCTGGATCCTGGGGCCCAGGAGAACAAAACAGCCCCCCCTTCAACCAGGGAAGG GGCTACGGAGATGGCTCCCACTACAATGAGCACGAGGGCCTGTCATCCCCCTTCCTCAGCTCAGGAATCGGAG GTAAAAATGAGAGGATAGCATACTCTTCCTTTGGTGGTCAG CCTGGCTTCCTACCCAGTGACATCGCCATGCCCAGTCCAGATGCCATGTCCCCCTCTGGGCTAAAGTCTACCTCTCAGTTCTACCCCGGATCGTACCCCAACAACCCCAGGAGGAGGCCTCCCGATGGCCAGCTAG acaCCCAACCCAAGAAGATCCGCAAGCCCCCTGGCCTGCCGTCCTCA GTGTATGCCTCTTCCTCTGGGGATGAATATGCCCGTGACAACGGAGGATATCCTGGCACCAAACCTGGCTCTGTCTACCCAGGCTCTTTCTACATGCAAG agggcctccacccctcctctgACCCCTGGGCCTCCTCAGGACCTCTGGGTCAGTCTGGCTACTCTGCCATGCTGGGGAACTCCCCCCACATTGGCCAGCCAGGCTCCTTCTCTGCCATCAACCCACAGGACAGGATG AACTACCCTCTCCATGGCAGTGAGGTGAACGGCAGCCTCCCACCCGGCTTCCACTCTGGCTCTGGGAGCTACAACCACACGCCCTCCATTAATGGAGCAGACGGCATCATGG CCAACAGAGGCGCCACTGCAGGGAGCTCAGGGGATGAGATTGGGAAGGCTCTCGCATCG ATCTACCCTTCGGACCACAACAGTAACAACTTCTCCTCCACACCCTCCACCCCAGTGGGCTCACCCCAGGGAATTGCAG GAGCTGCATCTCAATGGCCAAGACCTTCAGGGCAGTCTGCCCTGTCACCCAACTACGAAGGGCAACTGCACGCCCTG CAGAACAAAATGGAGGACCGTCTGGAAGAGGCCATCCACGTGCTGCGTAGCCACGCTGTCCAGGGCCCGCCTGGCTTGGGGGGAGGAGCCCACTCTGACATGCACAGCCTGCTGAGCGCTGTGTCGTCTGCGCACAACGGTGGCCTGGGAGGCCTCTCTCAGGCCTTCTCCAATGCTGGCCTGGCTCTCAGCAACAGACACCCTGCCATG GGAGGAAACCATCACGAGGAGCCCACAGGCCTTCCTCCCAGCAGTACCCTGCTGCACGGTCACCACGCCTCCGGACCCCCTCAGTCCACTGGACAACCAGATGGCTTTACCA GTCTGCCAGGAAGCGTGGCCCGCTCCACACACTCGTCCAGCGGCTCGGACATCAAGAGAGAGGACAAGGAGGATGAAGAGAACTCCTCCATCGCTGACAAGTCTGAGGATGAGAAGAAGGAAACCAAACGCATCAGAGCAAG AAAGGAGGCGCTGACCCTCCAGATCCTCTCTGGCCTCTCAGGTCTGTCAGACCCGGGAGATGA TCCAGAGGATGAGGATGACGAGGACCTTCCTCCTGAGGTAAAGGTAGAGCGTGAGAAAGAGCGGCGAGTGGCCAACAACGCCCGCGAGCGGCTGCGAGTGCGAGACATCAACGAGGCTTTCAAGGAGCTGGGCCGCATGTGCCAGCTGCACCTCAGCAACGACAAACCTCAGACCAAACTGCTCATCCTGCATCAAGCCGTCAACGTCATTCTCAACCTGGAGCAGCAAGTCAGAG AACGCAACCTGAACCCTAAAGCAGCGTGTCTGAAGCGgcgggaggaggagaaggtgtcTGGGGGGGTGGGGGACTCCCCCATGCAGCTCTCAGGAGGCCACCCCGGCATGGGGGGAGACGGCCATAACCCAGTCAGTCATATGTAA
- the LOC115158250 gene encoding transcription factor E2-alpha isoform X9, with translation MFAPPVANGKNRPTTLASSQFGGSALDERNGSGSWGPGEQNSPPFNQGRGYGDGSHYNEHEGLSSPFLSSGIGGKNERIAYSSFGGQPGFLPSDIAMPSPDAMSPSGLKSTSQFYPGSYPNNPRRRPPDGQLDTQPKKIRKPPGLPSSVYASSSGDEYARDNGGYPGTKPGSVYPGSFYMQGNYLQEGLHPSSDPWASSGPLGQSGYSAMLGNSPHIGQPGSFSAINPQDRMVRTAPQYKRQPLPLSPQNYPLHGSEVNGSLPPGFHSGSGSYNHTPSINGADGIMANRGATAGSSGDEIGKALASIYPSDHNSNNFSSTPSTPVGSPQGIAGAASQWPRPSGQSALSPNYEGQLHALQNKMEDRLEEAIHVLRSHAVQGPPGLGGGAHSDMHSLLSAVSSAHNGGLGGLSQAFSNAGLALSNRHPAMGGNHHEEPTGLPPSSTLLHGHHASGPPQSTGQPDGFTSLPGSVARSTHSSSGSDIKREDKEDEENSSIADKSEDEKKETKRIRARKEALTLQILSGLSGLSDPGDDPEDEDDEDLPPEVKVEREKERRVANNARERLRVRDINEAFKELGRMCQLHLSNDKPQTKLLILHQAVNVILNLEQQVRERNLNPKAACLKRREEEKVSGGVGDSPMQLSGGHPGMGGDGHNPVSHM, from the exons ctTTGGATGAGCGCAATGGCTCTGGATCCTGGGGCCCAGGAGAACAAAACAGCCCCCCCTTCAACCAGGGAAGG GGCTACGGAGATGGCTCCCACTACAATGAGCACGAGGGCCTGTCATCCCCCTTCCTCAGCTCAGGAATCGGAG GTAAAAATGAGAGGATAGCATACTCTTCCTTTGGTGGTCAG CCTGGCTTCCTACCCAGTGACATCGCCATGCCCAGTCCAGATGCCATGTCCCCCTCTGGGCTAAAGTCTACCTCTCAGTTCTACCCCGGATCGTACCCCAACAACCCCAGGAGGAGGCCTCCCGATGGCCAGCTAG acaCCCAACCCAAGAAGATCCGCAAGCCCCCTGGCCTGCCGTCCTCA GTGTATGCCTCTTCCTCTGGGGATGAATATGCCCGTGACAACGGAGGATATCCTGGCACCAAACCTGGCTCTGTCTACCCAGGCTCTTTCTACATGCAAGGTAACTACTTGCAAG agggcctccacccctcctctgACCCCTGGGCCTCCTCAGGACCTCTGGGTCAGTCTGGCTACTCTGCCATGCTGGGGAACTCCCCCCACATTGGCCAGCCAGGCTCCTTCTCTGCCATCAACCCACAGGACAGGATGGTGAGGACAGCCCCTCAATAT AAGCGTCAACCCCTACCTCTGTCCCCACAGAACTACCCTCTCCATGGCAGTGAGGTGAACGGCAGCCTCCCACCCGGCTTCCACTCTGGCTCTGGGAGCTACAACCACACGCCCTCCATTAATGGAGCAGACGGCATCATGG CCAACAGAGGCGCCACTGCAGGGAGCTCAGGGGATGAGATTGGGAAGGCTCTCGCATCG ATCTACCCTTCGGACCACAACAGTAACAACTTCTCCTCCACACCCTCCACCCCAGTGGGCTCACCCCAGGGAATTGCAG GAGCTGCATCTCAATGGCCAAGACCTTCAGGGCAGTCTGCCCTGTCACCCAACTACGAAGGGCAACTGCACGCCCTG CAGAACAAAATGGAGGACCGTCTGGAAGAGGCCATCCACGTGCTGCGTAGCCACGCTGTCCAGGGCCCGCCTGGCTTGGGGGGAGGAGCCCACTCTGACATGCACAGCCTGCTGAGCGCTGTGTCGTCTGCGCACAACGGTGGCCTGGGAGGCCTCTCTCAGGCCTTCTCCAATGCTGGCCTGGCTCTCAGCAACAGACACCCTGCCATG GGAGGAAACCATCACGAGGAGCCCACAGGCCTTCCTCCCAGCAGTACCCTGCTGCACGGTCACCACGCCTCCGGACCCCCTCAGTCCACTGGACAACCAGATGGCTTTACCA GTCTGCCAGGAAGCGTGGCCCGCTCCACACACTCGTCCAGCGGCTCGGACATCAAGAGAGAGGACAAGGAGGATGAAGAGAACTCCTCCATCGCTGACAAGTCTGAGGATGAGAAGAAGGAAACCAAACGCATCAGAGCAAG AAAGGAGGCGCTGACCCTCCAGATCCTCTCTGGCCTCTCAGGTCTGTCAGACCCGGGAGATGA TCCAGAGGATGAGGATGACGAGGACCTTCCTCCTGAGGTAAAGGTAGAGCGTGAGAAAGAGCGGCGAGTGGCCAACAACGCCCGCGAGCGGCTGCGAGTGCGAGACATCAACGAGGCTTTCAAGGAGCTGGGCCGCATGTGCCAGCTGCACCTCAGCAACGACAAACCTCAGACCAAACTGCTCATCCTGCATCAAGCCGTCAACGTCATTCTCAACCTGGAGCAGCAAGTCAGAG AACGCAACCTGAACCCTAAAGCAGCGTGTCTGAAGCGgcgggaggaggagaaggtgtcTGGGGGGGTGGGGGACTCCCCCATGCAGCTCTCAGGAGGCCACCCCGGCATGGGGGGAGACGGCCATAACCCAGTCAGTCATATGTAA